CTGCCTGGATCACCATGGCCCGCTTTTCCTCGGCCCGCGCGCGGCGCAGTGCCTCGAACAGACCGTCGGTGATGCCGGCGTCGAAGAGGTTGGCCGGCGGATTGGCCAGGGTCGCGACCGCGACGTCATCGATCGCCTCGTACTTGATGTCGCTCATGCGTGTATCTCCCGTACCGGTCGTCATCGACTGAGGGGTTTTCGACAGAGGGCGGGGGGCTCCCCGGCCCTGCCTAAACTAAGTCGTCTAGACCGAACCGTCAAGTAACAAAGAGGCGGGGCTCCACGACTATGCTTGAACCTTTGAAATAGGGTGCACATCGCCCGCGAAGCCATCAGGAGTGCCGGTGAGCCCGCAGCAGCGGACGGGGATGTCACACAAGGACCGCCTGCTCAGGCAGGGCATGAAGCACTTCTACGCGTACGGCTACCACGGCACGACAGTGGACTCCGTCCTGGCGGCATCAGGCGTCCCGAAGGGGTCGTTCTACCACCATTTCGGCTCAAAAGAGGCGTTCGGCAAGGCCGTCCTCAATGTCTATATGCAATACCAGCTGAATCTCCTACAGAAGTGGATCGACCGGCCCGAGCTACCTACACCGGACAAACTGGTCGGCTACTTCGACGAGATGACCAGCGAGTTCATCAACTCCGACTACCAGCGCGGCTGTCTGGCCGGAAATTTCTCCACCGAGGTGTCCGCCACCTCCGAAAGCTTCCGCGCCCAGCTGGACAGCGACCTGCGCGACTGGCGCGCCCTCCTCGTCACCGCGCTCAGCGACGGCCAGGAAAGGGGCGACGTGCGCAAGGACCGGTCGGCAGGGGAACTCGCGGATGCCCTGCTGGCCATGACGCAAGGCGCGTTCGTCATCGCACTCTCCTCGCGCGACAGCGAGTCGTTGCGCGCCGTGAGCACCACGATTCCCCTGCTCGTCGGAACCTCCCCGGCGGCGGCGTCACCACTCTGACGAGCGCACGGCCTGTTGCGCTCGCTGATTGTGTGCCTGATCCGTTGTCAAACGTGGGACGGTTCCCCAAGGTTCGGCGCTCGGCCCGGCTCGGCAGTGCGGTCAGAGCGGGCTCGATCGGGATGTGCACCAGGAACGGCGCGAGAGCGACGCCACAGGGGGCGGACCAGTCCTGCTCCGTAGGCGAAGGCTACGGCTTGAACGCGGTCACGGGCGCCGGTCCTTTCACATGTATCGCAAAGACAGTGCGCATGCCTGACCGACACCCCTCACGAACACACTGCTTGGCGGAGGCAGTCGGCCCCTCGGCGGCTGACCATAAGTGTGGTAGCCGGCCGCGCACCGACCGCCGGACCTGTCATGAGGAAGTCACCCAACCCACCGCGCGCCCCCAGTGACGCCATTGGTCCTGCGGTCGCAGATCGCGTCAGCCGGTCGGCGCCCGGTCGAGCTGGGCGAGGAAGCCCAACAGAGCGGTGTTGACCTCGGCGGGGCGCTCCTGCTGGGTCCAGTGCCCACAGCCCGGAAGGATCACCGGAGTTCGCAGGTGCGGGGCGACCTTGCGCGGATCGGTGCGTCGCCTGCCGGGCCCGCCCAGTGAAGTGACCATGTCTCGGTCACCGACCACATAGAGGGCGGGGACGTCGATGCCTCGTCCCTGGAAGGCCGCGAGCAGTTCGGCGTTGCGGTCGATGTTCCGGTACCAGTTCAAGGCGCCGGTGAAGGCCCTGGCTCCGTGGCGGGCGAAATCGTCAGAGTACGCCTGAATGTCCGCCTCGGTCAGCCATGTGGGCAGGGAGGGGGGCTCGGGGACGGTGTCCAGGAGGGTCTTGCCGTCGGGAATGATCCACGGCTGTGGTCGGCTGTTGCGCGGATTGTCGCCCGATGCTCCGACGAGGACGCGCCGGAGGGAGGCGGGAATGTCCTTGGCCAGTTCGGCGTCGGCCACACCCGGCTTCTGGAAGTAGATCTGGTAGAAGCCTTCCCCGTACAGGGCGCGGCTGACCGAGAGCGGGACCATGCCCGTGGGCAGGATCGGCGGAACGCTCAGCCCGGCCACGGCGCGCACCACATCCGGGCGCAGCATGGTCGTGACCCAGGCGACCGGCGCCCCCCAGTCGTGTCCGACCAGGATCGCCTGCTCTTCGCCGAGTTCCCGGATCAGGCCGATGACGTCGCCGGCAAGGTGCAGCAGGGTGTAGGCGGAGACGTCCTCTGGCTGGTCGCTGCGGCCGTAGCCACGCTGGTCGAGAGCGACGACGCGGTATCCGGCCGCCGCGAGCGGGGCGAACTGGTGCCGCCAGGAGTACCAGCTCTCCGGCCAGCCGTGCAGGAGCACCACGAGCGGGCCCTGGCCCTGCTCGGCGATGTGGAGCCGCAGGCCGTTCACCTTGACGTGACGGTGGTTTACGGCGTTTTCCATGGGCATTCTCCGAGAGCGTGGATGGTGCGGTGGTTGTTCGGCCGGCCCCGGGTGGAGCGCGGACGGATCTTGCGGCACCCCGGCCTTCACGTACCGGGTGCGTCGTGCGCGAGCATCCCGGCACGCGTCGGTTTCGATGCCGTCGCAAGCGACGGGTGCGACAGACTGCGGGCTGGACTAGGGGCATCTGCAGCGTCGGTCGGACCGGTGTCCACCCGGCCGACGTCGAGTCCGGTCAAAGAGATCCCACACGGCTTGTGTCCGGCCGCCGTTGTTCTCGACGGCGGACACCGACGGCCCGGGCCCTGCCGAGGACCGTTGGAGGGGGCGGACGGTCAGACCTGGGCCAGCTCGGCGGCTTCCGCGACCCCCCGCAGGACGGTGAGCCGCTCGTCCAACGTAAGTCCCGGGTGGCCGGGTGCGGCGCCTCCCGGGGCGACGATGAGCGTGGTCACACCTGTGTCGGCGTACGCCTTGAGGCGGTCCGCGATACGCTCGCGGGTCCCGATGAGGCTGACCGAGTCGATCAGGTCGTGCGGCACCGCGGCCGCCGCGCCCTTGGGATCACCGGCGAGATAGCGCTCCTGGATTTCCTCGGCCGCCTGCTCGTGACCCATGCGACGGGCTTGACGGTTGTAGAAGTTCTGCTTCCTGCTTCCCATTCCGCCGAGATAGAGGGCGACGAAGGCGCGATGGGTGTCCGCCGCAGCCCTCAACTCGTCGGCGCTGTCGCTCTGCGTGACCGAGACCTGGACCGTCGTGGCTACGTCGAACCCGTCGAGGCTTCCGCCCCGTCCTTGACGCAACGGACCGAGCGAGACCTCGGCTTGTTCAGGAGAGAAGTACATTCCGAGCCAGCCATCGGCGATCCGGCCCGTCTGTTCGAGGTTCTTGGGGCCGATCGCGGCGATGTAGACGGGGATACGTTCGCGCACCGGGTGGACGGTGAGCTTGAGAGGCTTGCCCGGACCGTCCGGAAGGGGCAGCGTCCAGTGCGTCCCCGCGTGGATCAGCCTCTCCCGCGACCAGGCGGTGCGGATGATCTCCACGTACTCGTTCGTACGGCCGAGAGGATCGTCGAAGCTCACTCCGTACCAGCCCTCCGACACCTGCGGGCCCGACACACCCAGGCCCAGTCGGAAGCGACCGCCGGAGAGCGTGTCCAGGGTTGCCGCGGTCATGGCGGTCATGGCCGGGGTCCGCGCCGGTATCTGGAAGATGGCCGAACCCACGTGAATGCGCTCCGTCTTGGCCGCGATGTAGGCGAGCACGGTCGCGGCGTCGGAACCGTAGACCTCGGCCGCCCAGCACGACGAATAGCCGAGACGTTCGGCCTCCTGCGCGATCGCGACATTGTCGGTGTCACTGCCGAGACCGAAGTATCCGAGATTGATGCCAAGCTGCATGGCGAACTCCTGGTGATGGGTGCGTCGAAGTCAACGGACGCCGAAGACGTGGTCGGCCAACGCGTCGAGTTGGGTCCCTACGGAGCCGAGCAGAGAACGGCGGGCGCGCGCCCTCTTGAGGAACACATGGCAGGGGTGCTCCCAGGTGAATCCGATCCCCCCGTGCACCTGTAGAGCGTCACGGGTCGCCTCGTCAGCGGCATCGCTCGCCGCGACCAGGGCGGTGCGCGCAGCGGCGTCGGCGTTCGGGTTCGCTTCGTCGATCCGCGTCGCGGCGTCCTCGACGAGCAGCCGGGCGGCATCCAGCTGAACGTGCCGGTCGGCCAGCAGATGCTTGATCGCCTGGAACGAGCCGATCGGGCGGCCGAATTGGTGTCGCTGCCCCGCGTACTCGACTGCCCCGTCGAGTGCCTGCTGCCCGGTTCCGACGAGTTCTGCGGCCAGTACCGTCAGCACCGAAGCCAGGGAGCCGGCCGGGGCCAGCAAGGTGGCGCGGGCCTCGGTGAGGGTGATCGCCGCCATCGGCTCGGTGACGTCGAGGGCCTCGACAGATGTGCGCCGCACACCTTCGGCGGACAGATCGACCAGCACGGGGACGTCTCCTGCGAAGGCGAGCAGGAGATCGGCGTCCATGCCGAAGGCCACCGCCTGCAGCGTGCCGCTCACTGTGGAGCCGGAGAGACGAAGCGCGGTGTCACGGGTCCGTGGCACAACGGCCGCCGGAAAGGTTTCCCAGGCGGGAACCGCCAGCACAGAACCGTCTACGATCCCGGTCACCTCATGCCCGGGCAGCGTCAGCACCGCGGCAGTGCCCGCGAAGGGGGCCCGCCGGAGCGCGCGCCCGAACTGCTCGGCGAGGATGCACAGTTCACGACATCCGCCACCGGATCCGCCACGCTCCTCCGCTACGCCGACGCCGAGCAGGCCCAGGCCGGCCAGCTGCTGCCACAGCGCCCGGTTGATGCCGGCCGACCGGTGCTCCCAGGCCGGCGGGACCGCGTCCGCTGCCCCGGCAGCCGCGAGCAGTCGGCTTGCGGTGTCGGCGAGCCGGCGCTCTTCCTCGGTCAGGGCGAACGGCATGCGGTGCCTCCTCGGTCCGGTCGCTGAGAGGTAGCCATCGTGACTGAGTGAGTTCTAATATGCAACTCACCAACCCATGGAAAGAGTTCCGGGTTGACCTGGTCAGTCTAATGACGCAACCCTACGGATATGCCTCGTCGGATGTCCACACCACGTCAGGAGAGCTGTGGATTCATCAGTCGCCCAGTCCAAGGCCTCGGAGTTCCGCGCCGAGGTCCGCGATTTCATCAGGGAGCACACTCCCCCAGGCTGGACCGGCATATGAACGCTGGCGGGCAGGGCACGCGACACGTTCTGCGCAGATACCCGGGCCGAGCTGGCCAAGCGGGGCTGGCTCGCTCCCGCCTGGCCCGTCGAGTACGGCGGAGCGGGGCTCGACGCGGCTGCGCACTTCGTGCTCGTGGAGGAATTGGCGCAGGCAGGTATCCCCAACGGGTCGGACAACGACGCCTTCGGCATCACCATGCTCGGCAACACGATGCTGCGGTGGTCCGAGCCCGACCTGCTCGCACGTTTCCTGCCCCGGATCGTGTCGGGCGAGTACGTCTTCGCCCAAGGGTTCTCCGAGCCCGGTGCCGGCTCCGACCTGGCCGCCTTGGCGACGCGCGCCGAACTCCAGGGCGACCACTGGGTGCTGAACTGAACCTTCCCCTTGATCGTGGACACCTGGAGACTGGGACCTGAGGTTCCAGAGGAAGTAGCACCAGGTTGGAAGCAAGTACACGAAGCGGTACACCGAAGAGTTCAAGTGGGACGCGATCGCGCTCGTCGACTCCTCGGGCAGGACGGTCACCGCTGTGGCCCGGGAACTCGGCATCAGTTCCGAGTCCCTGCGCGGCTGGTACCGCAAGGCGAAGGCGGGCCGGGGTGAGGGCACTCCCGGCGAATTGAGCAGTGCCGAGCGTGAGGAGCTCAAGCGGCTGCGGCGGGAGAACCGCGAACAGCAGCAGACGATCGAGATCCTGAAAAAAGCGACCGCCTTCTTCGTGAAGGAGAGCGACCGGTGAGCAAGTTGTACCGGTTCATCCATGCGGAGAAGGCCAACTATCCGATCGTGCTGCTGTGCCGGGTGCTGCACATCGCCCGTTCCTCCTACTACGCGTGGTGCGAAGGCAAAGCCGCCCGCCAGGCCCGGCAGGCCGCCGACGACGAGCTCGCACACGAGATCACGGTGCTGCACATCGCCTCCCGCCGCACCTACGGTGTCCCTCGCATCCACGCCGAACTTCGGCGCCTGGGACGGCGGGTGAACCGCAAGCGCATCGCCCGCGTGATGCGCGAGCGCGACATCCGAGGCGTCACCCGGCGCAAGCGCCGCTCGCTGACCCGGCCCGACAAGAAGGCGAAGCCGGCCCCTTTACCTGATCGGCCGTGACTTCCACGCCAAGCGGCCCGGGATCAAGCTGGTCGGCGACATCACCTACCTGCCCACCGCCGAGGGCTGGCTTTACCTCGCCTGCTGGCTGGACCTGGCCACCCGCGAGGTCGTCGGCTATGCCATGGCCGATCACCACCGCGCCGAACTCGTCGTGGATGCCCTCGACATGGCCCACGGCCGGGGCAACCTGGAGCCCGGCTGCGTGATCCACAGTGACCGAGGCAGCGAATACACCTCGGCTCAATTCCGCACCCGAATAAGGGAGTTGGGGCTAAGAAGCAGCTGCGGACGCACCGGATCATGCTTTGACAACGCGGCCGCGGAGAGTTTCTGGGCCCTGCTCAAGGAAGAGATCGGCACCCGCACCTGGCCCGACCGGGCCACCGCCCGCGCCGAGGTCTTCACCTACATCGAGACGTTCTACAACCGCCGTCGCCTGCGCAAGCACAAGACCTTCGGCTACCTCACCCCGGCCGAGACCAGGCAGCGGCATCAACACGCCCTCGCGGCATAACCGACGAGTGTCCAAGATCACGGGGCAACTTCATATCTCCCGTGCCCCAACGCCCTGCACACGCAGCAGAGCGATCTCCTCCCGCTCGGCGAACGACAGGTAGCGGCCCGAGACAGCAAGATCGATCTGCGGCATCCCGCCAGCATGCCGGAACCACCGCGTCCCCACCGCCGGCGCTGCCCCGACAGCGACCGCCGCATCCTCACTGGTCAGCCCCTTG
This genomic interval from Streptomyces sp. B21-083 contains the following:
- a CDS encoding LLM class F420-dependent oxidoreductase, whose translation is MQLGINLGYFGLGSDTDNVAIAQEAERLGYSSCWAAEVYGSDAATVLAYIAAKTERIHVGSAIFQIPARTPAMTAMTAATLDTLSGGRFRLGLGVSGPQVSEGWYGVSFDDPLGRTNEYVEIIRTAWSRERLIHAGTHWTLPLPDGPGKPLKLTVHPVRERIPVYIAAIGPKNLEQTGRIADGWLGMYFSPEQAEVSLGPLRQGRGGSLDGFDVATTVQVSVTQSDSADELRAAADTHRAFVALYLGGMGSRKQNFYNRQARRMGHEQAAEEIQERYLAGDPKGAAAAVPHDLIDSVSLIGTRERIADRLKAYADTGVTTLIVAPGGAAPGHPGLTLDERLTVLRGVAEAAELAQV
- a CDS encoding IS3 family transposase codes for the protein MSKLYRFIHAEKANYPIVLLCRVLHIARSSYYAWCEGKAARQARQAADDELAHEITVLHIASRRTYGVPRIHAELRRLGRRVNRKRIARVMRERDIRGVTRRKRRSLTRPDKKAKPAPLPDRP
- a CDS encoding IS3 family transposase, which codes for MKLVGDITYLPTAEGWLYLACWLDLATREVVGYAMADHHRAELVVDALDMAHGRGNLEPGCVIHSDRGSEYTSAQFRTRIRELGLRSSCGRTGSCFDNAAAESFWALLKEEIGTRTWPDRATARAEVFTYIETFYNRRRLRKHKTFGYLTPAETRQRHQHALAA
- a CDS encoding acyl-CoA dehydrogenase family protein; its protein translation is MAGRARDTFCADTRAELAKRGWLAPAWPVEYGGAGLDAAAHFVLVEELAQAGIPNGSDNDAFGITMLGNTMLRWSEPDLLARFLPRIVSGEYVFAQGFSEPGAGSDLAALATRAELQGDHWVLN
- a CDS encoding TetR/AcrR family transcriptional regulator, which produces MSPQQRTGMSHKDRLLRQGMKHFYAYGYHGTTVDSVLAASGVPKGSFYHHFGSKEAFGKAVLNVYMQYQLNLLQKWIDRPELPTPDKLVGYFDEMTSEFINSDYQRGCLAGNFSTEVSATSESFRAQLDSDLRDWRALLVTALSDGQERGDVRKDRSAGELADALLAMTQGAFVIALSSRDSESLRAVSTTIPLLVGTSPAAASPL
- a CDS encoding alpha/beta fold hydrolase; translated protein: MENAVNHRHVKVNGLRLHIAEQGQGPLVVLLHGWPESWYSWRHQFAPLAAAGYRVVALDQRGYGRSDQPEDVSAYTLLHLAGDVIGLIRELGEEQAILVGHDWGAPVAWVTTMLRPDVVRAVAGLSVPPILPTGMVPLSVSRALYGEGFYQIYFQKPGVADAELAKDIPASLRRVLVGASGDNPRNSRPQPWIIPDGKTLLDTVPEPPSLPTWLTEADIQAYSDDFARHGARAFTGALNWYRNIDRNAELLAAFQGRGIDVPALYVVGDRDMVTSLGGPGRRRTDPRKVAPHLRTPVILPGCGHWTQQERPAEVNTALLGFLAQLDRAPTG
- a CDS encoding acyl-CoA dehydrogenase family protein; this encodes MPFALTEEERRLADTASRLLAAAGAADAVPPAWEHRSAGINRALWQQLAGLGLLGVGVAEERGGSGGGCRELCILAEQFGRALRRAPFAGTAAVLTLPGHEVTGIVDGSVLAVPAWETFPAAVVPRTRDTALRLSGSTVSGTLQAVAFGMDADLLLAFAGDVPVLVDLSAEGVRRTSVEALDVTEPMAAITLTEARATLLAPAGSLASVLTVLAAELVGTGQQALDGAVEYAGQRHQFGRPIGSFQAIKHLLADRHVQLDAARLLVEDAATRIDEANPNADAAARTALVAASDAADEATRDALQVHGGIGFTWEHPCHVFLKRARARRSLLGSVGTQLDALADHVFGVR